GAAGGAAAGCCGCTTTCAGAGGAAACTTATCAGGTGATCCTTAAAGAGGTTTTGTTTAAAAGGGCCAGAGAGAGGGTCCTTTTCCTTCTGAAATCCTCAGATAAGACGGAACAGGAACTGAGACGGAAATTAAAGGACGGAGGATATCCAAAAGAGGCTGCCGATTACGCCATAGATTTTTTAAAAAAGCATAATTTTATCAATGATCAGAACTATGGACGCAGATACGTGGAGTTCAATTCAGGGCGGAAAAGCGAACGGCAGATCAAGTACGAGCTGCAGAGAAAAGGACTGGACAAAGAGGTGATCCAGGAGATCCTTAGTGAACAGCCGGTCGATGAGGTGGCACAGATACAGAACTATGTGAAAAAGAAGTGCTTAAACCCGGAAGAAATGGACTTTAAACAGCGAAGCAAAATGATGGCGGCATTGGGAAGAAAAGGTTTTTCCTATGATGCCATAAGCCGTGTTTTAGGCAGCATTTATAGTGATGACTGACAACAAGGAAAATGTGTATAAGTATACCGGAAACAGGGGCGAAATACTTGACATAATGTATAAAACAGTTTAAAATTGTAGTGTTGTATTGTTGTACAATGAAAATCAAATAAGGAGGTGCTCCTGTGTCAGTATCAGTATTCACGGCTGCAGTGATTGCAATCGTCGCATCAGTAGTAGTTGCTTTTATTGCCTGGTCTGCTGCCATCGCATATCGTAAGAATGCTTACGAAAGTAAGATTGGCTCTGCAGAAGAAAAATCCCGGGAAATAATAGATGAAGCATTAAAGACCGCTGAGACAAAGAAGCGCGAAGCTCTCCTTGAGGCAAAAGAAGAGTCTTTAAAGACTAAGAATGAACTGGAGAAGGAAACCAGGGAAAGAAGAGCTGAGCTTCAACGTTATGAAAGAAGAGTACTAAACAAGGAAGAAAACCTGGACAAGAAGTCCGAGGCTATGGAAAAACGCGAAGCAGGTCTGGCTGCTCGAGAGGACGCCCTGAATAAGAGAAATACCGAAGTGGAATCTCTCTATGAAAAAGGCATTCAGGAACTGGAAAAAATTTCCGGACTTACCTCCGAACAGGCAAAAGAATATCTTTTAAAATCTG
The nucleotide sequence above comes from Lacrimispora sp. BS-2. Encoded proteins:
- a CDS encoding regulatory protein RecX translates to MTVTEIVPVDKRRSKVILEEDFTLVLYRGEIRKFGIEEGKPLSEETYQVILKEVLFKRARERVLFLLKSSDKTEQELRRKLKDGGYPKEAADYAIDFLKKHNFINDQNYGRRYVEFNSGRKSERQIKYELQRKGLDKEVIQEILSEQPVDEVAQIQNYVKKKCLNPEEMDFKQRSKMMAALGRKGFSYDAISRVLGSIYSDD